GGTTGTCGGCGTAGTCGGTGATGATCAGCGTGTTGTTGCCGGGGTTGGCGTTGATGGTGTTGTTCGGGCTGATCAGCGGGCGCAGCACCGGCACGAGGTTGTTCGCGTTCTCGTGGTTGATCTTGAAGATCTGCGTGATGATCTGGTCACCGCGGCGCGACACGCCACCCACCGACACCGTGCCCGACTGCAGCTTCGCGTCGGCCTCGGGCACGACCTTGTAGAGCCCGCCCGACTCCACCACCGTGAAGCCCTGGCCGCGCAGCGCGGCGAGGAAGTTCAGGTAGGCCTCGCGCGTGGTGAGGGGCTCCTCGCTGTAGAGGGTGATCTGGCCCTTCACGCGGGGGTCGACGATGAACTGCTGCTTGAGCATCGCGCCGATGGCCCGCGCCACGCCTTCGATCTCGGCGTTGACGAAGTTCAGCGTGACCTGCTGCTCCGCCGCACGCGTGCGCTTCGCGGGCGTCTGCGCGAACACGAGGGGCGCGGGCAGCGACGTGGCGATCATCGCGGCCGCCACGGCCGAGGTCAGCGGGCGCCGGGGCAGCGAGAGGAGAGGGCGCTTGTTCATGGCTTATCCGATCGAGATGACGGACCGGGCGCCGCTGCGCCGTCCGATGATATTGAGCAGGTTGGACAGGGCGGCGGCCTCGTTTTCGGTGGCCGTGGCTTCACCGCGGAAGCGCAGGCCGTTGGCCGACCAGGTGCCCGATCCCGAGAGCTTGAGTGCGCCCTCCGTGGTGACGAGGGTGACCTGCGACGGTTCCCCCGGACGGCTCGCGTTGCCGTTGATGCTGAAGCGGTAGCTGCCGAGCGTGTCGAGCGTGGTCAGGCGAGACGACGCCTGCAGCACTTCCACGTCGAGGGCGCCGTCGAAGATCACGCGGCCCTGCACCCATTCCACGGTGAGGCCGGGCGACAGCACGCGCATGCGGCCACCCAGCTGCAGCGTGTTGAAGGGCGTGCCCAGGCCGCTCAGCAGCGCGCTGGGCCACTGGCCCACCCAGCCCGGCGGCGGCACGAGCGTGGCGGACATGCGGCCGAAGCCCGGCTTGAGCCGCATGGTGACGGTGTCGTTGAGGCAGCAGTCGTGGCGCGCCTTGAGGGACAGCGCGGTGCCGGCGAGGCCCAGCGTCCATTCGAAGCGGCCGGGCAGGGCGGTGGCGTCGCGGCTGCCGGGGCCACCGGTGAGCACCACCACGGCGCTGCCGGACCAGAGGGTGCCGCGGGCGTCGGACAGCAGCACGCGCTGCGACGTGCCGGAGGCCACCATGCGGGCCAGCCATTCGGCGGGCGCGAAGACCACGAGGGCGGTGAACACGCCCACCACGACGCCGGCGATGGCCCAGCGCGAGGCGGCGCTGCGCGAGCGTTCCCACGCGGTCTCGGCGAGGGTGGAGTCGCCCCATCCGGTGGGGGCCATGCTGTTGACGAAGCGGCGCCCGCGGATGCGGCGCACGACCAGTTTGCGGGCCATCAGACGCCCCCTCCGAGGGCCACGATCACGGTACCGGTGTAGCCGGTGGGACCCCGGCTCAATTGGGTTTCGACGGGACGCACGCGGGCGCCGCTGCGCACCTCGCCGAGCCAGGCGCGCAGCTGCTCGCCGGTGACACCGGTGAGCGTGAGCGTGGCGCGGTCGCCTTGCACGGCGATGCGGGCCTTCTCGGCGCCGAGGCGGTCGGTGGCGGCCTTGAGGGCTTCCTGCTGCTGCGACTGGCCGACGGCGGCCACGGCGCGCAGCTCGCGCGTTTCCGCGGCGAGGCGCTGCATGGCCTGCAGCTGCACGTCGAGGGCGTCGATCTGCTTCGGGGCCTGCTGCAACGTGCGCCAGGCCGGCTGGATGGCGATGGCCCACACGATCCAGACGCCGATCAGCGTGGCGGCGGCGATGACCGCGAGGCGCTCGCGTTCGGCCAGCGCCTTCCAGCGTTCGGCGGCGTGTTTCTGCGCCTCGACGAGGGCCGGCGGCAGCGCGCGTTTCGGTGCGGTGCTCATTGCAGGCCTCCGACGGGGGCACGGCTCAGCGTGAGCGTGCCGTTCGTGATTTCGACGGCCCAGCCGCTCGGGCGCAGCTGGTTGACGAACTGGGTGATCTGGTCCGGGTTCCAGCCCTGGGCGGAGAGCGTGAGGCGGCCCGGTTCGTACTTGAGGTTCTCGACCGGCGGGCGGTCGGGCGGCCACGCGGACGCGGCGGCGGCCAGCATGGGTTCGAGGTCGGTTTCACCGGGGCGGCCGGCGGCGGCGCGCAGCGTGTCGGTCTCGCGGCGCATCTGCGCGGGGGCGTCGAGGATGCCGCCCTGCAGCTGCGGATGGGCCGTGCGCAGCACCTGCTCCATCGCGACCTTCTTCTGCTGGATCGCGCTGCGCTGCAGCGACGCCCACAGGTTCAGGCCGATGACCTGCACCGCGACGAGGGCGATGAGCCCGTACCGCAGCGGACGCCAGTCGGGGCGCAGGAACTGCCGCCAGACGTCGCGCACCGCGCGGGAACCCCGGTTCTTGCGGGCCAGCAGGAACTGGCGCAGGTTCCAGAGCGACCGGGCCGACAGCAGCAGGCGCTGGGCCTCGGGCATCACGACCGGCGGCGAGCCCAGCCATTTCTCCGCCGCGGCGGCGGCGGACGGCGTGGCGCTGAAGCGGGCGTTCTCGGGCAGCGGCGACGGCAGCAGCGCGCGGCCGAGGGTGCCCTTGAGGTTGACCACGATGACGCCGTCGGGGTGCGCCCAGCTGAGCGAGAGGGACTGTGCCGAAGTGTCGTCGCCCGCGGGGGCTTCGCCGGAGGTCTCGAAGAAGTGGCCGGTGGGCGGATCGTCGGGCCACGACGAGGGCACGACGCGGTCGACGAAGACCTGCGATTTCTCGAGGAACGCGAGTTCGCCGGCGAGCCACGCACGGTCGGTGGCGGCCACCCACGTGGGCTGCCCGGCGCTCGCCATGGGCGCGACGGCCAGGTGGACGGACTCGGGCTCTTCCAGCAGCGCGTCTTCCAGCACACCCACGAGTGCGGCCTGCAGCCGCGCGGCCGGCGCCTTGGGCAGCGTGATGCGGTGCCAGCTCACGTCGGTGTCGGCGAGCACGGCCACGACGGTGGAGGCCTTCGGCAACTGCTTCGCAGGGCACTGCCCCTGGCCGCTCAGCAGCAGGCCGTCAGGACTCAGGGCGTAGCGGTACTCGGTAGCGCTGCGCGCTTCCGGGTCGGCCGCGTCCGCGGTGTGGCCTTGGAGGCGCAGCCGGGGCGGGATCTGGACGACAAGAGTGCTCATGAGGGCAACAGGGAATTTGCGGCATTGTAGGCACCGATCATGGCGATTCCATGCCGAATCAACGGCTTACGGACGATTTCTCCAGTGATCGTTGCGCGGGGCAGTCTGCTCATCCGGGATCACTCGAATTGACCCATTCGGAAGAAAGGATCTCGACTTTCGGCGGGGCACCCGACTGGCGGCGGAGCAGCGAACGCTGCTCCAGCACCTGGCTCTCGAGGCGCAGGCGACCGTTGACCACGAAATAGCTGCTCTGCCAGGCCACCTGTGGCAGCGGTGCCGCGCCCTGGGCGGGTGTGGTGGCGGGCAGGTACTTGGTGTGCGGGTTGTCGGCGCTGAAGGCGTTGCTCTTGCGGGCCTGCACCAGCGTCTCGGCCGTGGCCAGGTTGAGGTTCAGCGCGGCGGCAATCACTTCGCGCGACGCGGTGTTGACGTTGACCGGGATCTCCTTGCGGGTGTCGTCCGGGTCGCGGATCAGGATGACGTAGGGCGCCAGGGCCTTGATGGTGTTGGCGTCGAGGCCGAACCACTGGAGCTGGTCGAGGCGCTGCGGCATCAGCGGCCGGCTGGCCGAGTTCGTGGTGAACGGCGGCGTGGCCTCGAGCAGTCCCTGCACGATGGTCTGCGGCACCGTGGGGTTGAGGTTGAGCAGCGCGCACAGGCGCTTGAAGGCCTCGACCTGGGCCACGCGCGGCTGCGCGCCGACGCTGGCGGTGCCGGGGTTCCCGCTGCCGCCGCTGCCGCTGCCCGCGGCCGCGCCACCGGTTCCACCCGTGCTGCTCTGTATTCCGCCCGCCTGGACCAGGCCCAGCAGGTTGAACTTCGCCTGGGCGTCCTCGATGTGGCCGGACAGGAACGCCTCCGGCGCGTCGTCGGTGTTCTCCTTGTCCGCGGCGAGGAACGTGGAGATGCGGGCTTCGGCCAGCGGCGCGGCCCAGGCTTCGCCGAGGTTGTCGGACGCCTTGCCCTTGTTGCCGCGGTCGGCGCGGATGTCGCCACGCAGGATGTCGCGGGTCCAGCCCATCGCGCCGCCGAGCATCCACGCCGACTGCTGGCGGCTGCGTTCGGCGGTCTCGATCTGCACCGCGCGCCACTGTTGCCACACCATCGACACCGCGAGGGTGGACACCACGGTGACGATGATCAGGGCCATCAGCAGCGCGGCGCCGCGCTGGCGGGGGGGAACGGCAGGTCTCGTCATGTGGCGTCCAGCGCGATGTCGCGGGTGATGGTGCCGGTGAGGCCGCTGCTGCCGTCGAAGGTCAGCACGATGCGCACGGCGACGGGCAGCTGCGTGACCGGGTTGCCGGTGCCGGCGCCGCCGGCGGTCTGGCCGCTGCTGGTGCTCGACTGCGCGTTGGACCAGGTCTGCGCGCCGGGGGCCACGTAGTACACCTGCCAGTCGGTGAGGCCGGAGACGGTCTTGAGCTGCCCTGCCTCGTTGCCCATCAGCTGCTGGCTCGAGTTCCATGCGTCGACCAGGCCCTGCACGGTGGTGCTGGCCGGGCTGGCCCATCGGAACCATGCACCTTCGCGGCGCGCCCACACGACGACCTGCAGGCCGCGGTCGGTGCGCCGGGTCATGAAGGCGCGCGCGCCGTCGAAGCGCAGGGCGGGGATGTTGGTCTCGGCCTCGGTGTTCTGGATGGCGCCGAGGTCCTGTTCCCATTGCGCGATCACCGTGCTCGCGCGCAGCACCTGGTCGACCTTGCCCTGCGTGACGTCGCGGGCGCGCACGATGCCATCGACGCCCTGCCACGACATCACCGCGACGATGGCCATGATGGACATGGCGATCAGCACCTCGACGAGCGTGAAGCCGCGGGCGGGAAGGGAGCGGCGCGCCATCAGTTCCTCCCGAGCACGGTGGACAGGGTCAGCATGGGTTCGCCGGCCTCGTTGAATACTTGCGCGTCGGCGCGGCGGAACGACGGGTTGAGCGTGGGACGCACGATCAGCTTGCCGGTGAAGTTCAGGCCGAACTGCTCGCACGTGAAGTCGGAGTCGCCGACGGCCGGGTAGTTCTGCGTGACCTTCTGCCACACGAACTGGTTCTCGGCACACCACTGGGCCGCCGTCACGTCCTGCAGGCGCTGGGCGTTCATGGTCAGCGCGCCGGCAGCCTTGATGCCGGCGCCGATCGCGATGGCGACGACGGTCAGGGCCACGAGCACCTCGACCAGCGTGAAGCCGCGCGCGGGGCGGTGTGTCATTGGGGCGTCTCCTCGGCCACCACCGTGAAGGGGGACAGGCCGTCGGTGGCGAGCGTGAGGCGCTGGTCGTTGAGGCGCAGCACCAGCCGCTGGCGGCCGATGATGGGCTCGGGGCCCAGCATCAGCGCGGGCTGGCCGACGATCTCGGCGGAGACGCCTTCGCCGAGCCAGCGCCTCGGCAGTTCGTTGCCGGGCGTGAGGCCCACGAAGCGGAAGCCTTCGGTGTCCGGCGAGACCGGGCGCGGCTCCCAGCGCACGGCGATGCCGGTGGCACGCGACTGCGCCCGCGCGGCCTCGAGCAGCGAGGCGAGGCGGGCGGCTTCGTTCTCGAGCTGGGTGCTGGAGGGGTCGCGGATCGCGAAGGTGGCGAGGCTGGAGGCGACCGCGATCAACACCACCACGAGCATCAGCTCGATCAGCGTGAAGCCGCGGGCACCGGACCTCAAGTTATTGCCAGGAACCGACTTCGGCGTCGTTGCCCTCGCCACCGATCTGGCCGTCGGCTCCGAAGCTGTAGACATCGATCTCGCCTTTCACGCCCGGGTTGGCGTACTGGTACGGGTGGTCCCACGGGTCGTTCGGGAGCTTGTCGAGGTAGGGCTTCCAGTTCGGCGGGATGACGCCGGTGGTGGGCTTGGCGACCAGCGCACGCAGGCCCTGTTCGCTCGACGGGTAGCGCTGGTTGTCGAGCTTGTAGAGCTTCAGGGCCTGCACGAGGTTGTTGACGTCGGTGCGGGCGGCGGTGACCCGCGCGCCGGCGGCACGGTCGAGCACGTTGGGCACGATCAGCGCGCCGAGCACGCCGATGATCACGAGCACCACCATCAGCTCGATCAGCGTGAAGCCGCGCGTGGTGCGCGGTGCGGAACGTCGTGAAGCCAGGGACAGGGATTTCATGGTCATCGAATATGTGTCTGCGGATTCGGGCAATGAATGATAATTCTCCCATGCTTGCAAGACTGTCAGCTTTCGTAGTGTGGGCCCTTGTCGCCGGCGCCATCGTGTTCTGGGGCTTGAGGCTGTTCGTGTCGCCCACTCCGGCCCCCGCCAACGCCGTGGCCGTGGTCGACGTCGCGGCTGCGGGCGGTGACCTGTCGCGGCTCTTCGGCGTCACGCAGGTGGCCGTCCCCGATGCCCCGCCGCCCGAAAGCACGCGCTTCCGGCTGCTGGGCGTTCTGGCCGCGCGTGACTCCGGGAATCCGGGCGCCCCGGGCGTCGCCCTGGTGTCGGTCGACGGCAAGCCGCCGCGTCCCTACCGTGCCGGCGCCCGCGTCGAGGACCGCCTCTTCCTGAAGGCCGTGAGCCTGCGCACCGCATCCTTCGGTCCTGACCAGGGGCCGGTGTCGTTCACGCTCGAGGTGCCCCGCATGCCGGAGCCGGCCACGGGCACGCTGACCCCGGTCGATGCCTCGCAACTGCAGATCGCACCGCCGCCTGTGCCGCAGCAGGCGCCGCAGATGCCGCCGCAGCAGCAGCCCGCCCAGCCCATGCCGGGCGATGCTCAGAACCCGAACGCAGGCCCCATGGGCGGTCCGCCGCCGGACAACCAGACGCCGCCCATGCAGCGCGGCGGTCCGGCGCCCGCGCTCGGCGGCGCGAACGGGTCGGGCCGGCAGTAGCCGCTCGAACGCCGGCCCTCAGCCGAAGCGGCTGGACCGGCCCCCGCCGTTCATCTCCGCGGGCAGCGACGGCCCCGGGTCTTCCCCTTCCGCCACTTCGGTGAGCAGCGCCGCGGCGCTGCGCACGAGCGGGTAGGCGAGCGTGGCGCCGGTGCCGTCGGTGCTTTCCATGCCCAGTTCGAGCAGGGCCATGGCCTGGAACAGCGACAGCGCCTGCGTGAGGCCCGGGTGGCTGTGGCTGCGGCAGAACACGCAGTAGTCGGTCACGGTGGGGGCGATGCGCGACGCCACCATCAGCGCGGCGCAGGCGGGCATGCCGTCGATCATGATCAGGTGCCGCTTGCTCGCGGCCACGAGCATCACGCCCACCATCATCGCGATCTCGAAGCCGCCGACGGCAGCGAGCACCTCGACCGCGTCGTTCAGCTGGCCGTGGCGGCCCTGGGCGGTCTGCATCACCATCATCAGCAGCGATTCGGCCTCGGACGGCATGCCGGGGCCGGGCAGCACGAGCTCGCGCACCGGGTCGCCGGACAGGCCCGACATGACGAGCGCCGCGCTTTCATGGGCGCCGATGCCCACGCCCGCGCACGCGAGCACGTTGCCCGGCAGCGCGTCGGCGATCTCCATGCCGGCGCGGATGGCCGCGTGGGCCTGTTCGAGCGACATGGCGTTGGCCACGCGCAGGTTGCGCGTGCCGTGGGCGATCTTGCGCGCCATCAGGCGCGGGTGGGGCAGCACGGACTCGGCGACGCCGCAGTCGACGACGTTCAGGCCCATGCCCTGGATGCGGGCGAACACCGAGACCGGCAGTTGCGACGTCAGCAGGCTCTGCACGAGCGCCGCGGTGGACGGCTGGTTCGCGCTGCTGGCGCAGACGCCGTCGACGGCCAGCCCGTGGTCGGACGCGAACACCGCGAGCTGCGGCTGGTCGAAGCGGGGCTTGAGGGTGTTCTGGATCAGCCCGATGCGCACCGCGAGCGGCTCGAGTTCGCCGAGCTTGCCGGTGGTTTCGCTGCGTCGCTTGAGCTTGTCCCGGAGGGCCTGCTCGAGCAGCGAGTTGGTGGTGGGGCTGATCAGCGAACGGTTGGCGGACATGGGCGACGGGGGCAACGGGGCGCAGCGTGATTGTGAGGCCGCGCCGATGACAGCTGCAAATCGGGCGGTCCGTCAGCGAAGAAACAATCGGTACACCGGGTTCTCGGTCTCGTCGACCCACGGGTACGCGA
This genomic stretch from Piscinibacter gummiphilus harbors:
- the gspK gene encoding type II secretion system minor pseudopilin GspK, with protein sequence MTRPAVPPRQRGAALLMALIIVTVVSTLAVSMVWQQWRAVQIETAERSRQQSAWMLGGAMGWTRDILRGDIRADRGNKGKASDNLGEAWAAPLAEARISTFLAADKENTDDAPEAFLSGHIEDAQAKFNLLGLVQAGGIQSSTGGTGGAAAGSGSGGSGNPGTASVGAQPRVAQVEAFKRLCALLNLNPTVPQTIVQGLLEATPPFTTNSASRPLMPQRLDQLQWFGLDANTIKALAPYVILIRDPDDTRKEIPVNVNTASREVIAAALNLNLATAETLVQARKSNAFSADNPHTKYLPATTPAQGAAPLPQVAWQSSYFVVNGRLRLESQVLEQRSLLRRQSGAPPKVEILSSEWVNSSDPG
- the gspM gene encoding type II secretion system protein GspM, with the translated sequence MSTAPKRALPPALVEAQKHAAERWKALAERERLAVIAAATLIGVWIVWAIAIQPAWRTLQQAPKQIDALDVQLQAMQRLAAETRELRAVAAVGQSQQQEALKAATDRLGAEKARIAVQGDRATLTLTGVTGEQLRAWLGEVRSGARVRPVETQLSRGPTGYTGTVIVALGGGV
- the gspN gene encoding type II secretion system protein N, producing MARKLVVRRIRGRRFVNSMAPTGWGDSTLAETAWERSRSAASRWAIAGVVVGVFTALVVFAPAEWLARMVASGTSQRVLLSDARGTLWSGSAVVVLTGGPGSRDATALPGRFEWTLGLAGTALSLKARHDCCLNDTVTMRLKPGFGRMSATLVPPPGWVGQWPSALLSGLGTPFNTLQLGGRMRVLSPGLTVEWVQGRVIFDGALDVEVLQASSRLTTLDTLGSYRFSINGNASRPGEPSQVTLVTTEGALKLSGSGTWSANGLRFRGEATATENEAAALSNLLNIIGRRSGARSVISIG
- a CDS encoding PulJ/GspJ family protein, with the protein product MARRSLPARGFTLVEVLIAMSIMAIVAVMSWQGVDGIVRARDVTQGKVDQVLRASTVIAQWEQDLGAIQNTEAETNIPALRFDGARAFMTRRTDRGLQVVVWARREGAWFRWASPASTTVQGLVDAWNSSQQLMGNEAGQLKTVSGLTDWQVYYVAPGAQTWSNAQSSTSSGQTAGGAGTGNPVTQLPVAVRIVLTFDGSSGLTGTITRDIALDAT
- the gspG gene encoding type II secretion system major pseudopilin GspG is translated as MKSLSLASRRSAPRTTRGFTLIELMVVLVIIGVLGALIVPNVLDRAAGARVTAARTDVNNLVQALKLYKLDNQRYPSSEQGLRALVAKPTTGVIPPNWKPYLDKLPNDPWDHPYQYANPGVKGEIDVYSFGADGQIGGEGNDAEVGSWQ
- the gspL gene encoding type II secretion system protein GspL, with translation MSTLVVQIPPRLRLQGHTADAADPEARSATEYRYALSPDGLLLSGQGQCPAKQLPKASTVVAVLADTDVSWHRITLPKAPAARLQAALVGVLEDALLEEPESVHLAVAPMASAGQPTWVAATDRAWLAGELAFLEKSQVFVDRVVPSSWPDDPPTGHFFETSGEAPAGDDTSAQSLSLSWAHPDGVIVVNLKGTLGRALLPSPLPENARFSATPSAAAAAEKWLGSPPVVMPEAQRLLLSARSLWNLRQFLLARKNRGSRAVRDVWRQFLRPDWRPLRYGLIALVAVQVIGLNLWASLQRSAIQQKKVAMEQVLRTAHPQLQGGILDAPAQMRRETDTLRAAAGRPGETDLEPMLAAAASAWPPDRPPVENLKYEPGRLTLSAQGWNPDQITQFVNQLRPSGWAVEITNGTLTLSRAPVGGLQ
- a CDS encoding pilus assembly FimT family protein, which encodes MRSGARGFTLIELMLVVVLIAVASSLATFAIRDPSSTQLENEAARLASLLEAARAQSRATGIAVRWEPRPVSPDTEGFRFVGLTPGNELPRRWLGEGVSAEIVGQPALMLGPEPIIGRQRLVLRLNDQRLTLATDGLSPFTVVAEETPQ
- a CDS encoding nicotinate-nucleotide--dimethylbenzimidazole phosphoribosyltransferase, which encodes MSANRSLISPTTNSLLEQALRDKLKRRSETTGKLGELEPLAVRIGLIQNTLKPRFDQPQLAVFASDHGLAVDGVCASSANQPSTAALVQSLLTSQLPVSVFARIQGMGLNVVDCGVAESVLPHPRLMARKIAHGTRNLRVANAMSLEQAHAAIRAGMEIADALPGNVLACAGVGIGAHESAALVMSGLSGDPVRELVLPGPGMPSEAESLLMMVMQTAQGRHGQLNDAVEVLAAVGGFEIAMMVGVMLVAASKRHLIMIDGMPACAALMVASRIAPTVTDYCVFCRSHSHPGLTQALSLFQAMALLELGMESTDGTGATLAYPLVRSAAALLTEVAEGEDPGPSLPAEMNGGGRSSRFG
- the gspI gene encoding type II secretion system minor pseudopilin GspI → MTHRPARGFTLVEVLVALTVVAIAIGAGIKAAGALTMNAQRLQDVTAAQWCAENQFVWQKVTQNYPAVGDSDFTCEQFGLNFTGKLIVRPTLNPSFRRADAQVFNEAGEPMLTLSTVLGRN